The following coding sequences lie in one Glycine max cultivar Williams 82 chromosome 19, Glycine_max_v4.0, whole genome shotgun sequence genomic window:
- the LOC100306473 gene encoding 40S ribosomal protein S20, with the protein MATYAAMKPTKPGLEESQEQIHKIRITLSSKHVKNLEKVCADLVRGATDKRLRVKGPVRMPTKVLHITTRKSPCGEGTNTWDRFELRVHKRVIDLYSSPDVVKQITSITIEPGVEVEVTIADA; encoded by the exons ATGGCTACATACGCTGCGATGAAGCCCACAAAGCCCGGGTTGGAGGAGTCCCAAGAACAGATCCACAAGATAAGGATCACCCTTTCCTCCAAGCACGTCAAAAACCTCGAGAAGG TTTGTGCGGATTTGGTTCGCGGTGCAACGGATAAGAGACTCAGGGTGAAGGGACCTGTTAGGATGCCCACTAAGGTTCTTCACATCACTACCAGGAAATCACCCTGTGgtgaag GTACCAACACATGGGACAGATTTGAACTTAGGGTGCACAAGAGAGTGATTGACCTCTACAGTTCCCCAGATGTGGTTAAGCAGATTACCTCTATCACGATCGAACCTGGTGTGGAGGTTGAGGTGACCATTGCAGATGCTTGA
- the LOC100499912 gene encoding uncharacterized protein LOC100499912, protein MATYAAMKPTKPGLEEPQEQIHKIRITLSSKHVKNLEKVCADLVRGAKDKRLRVKGPVRMPTKVLLITTRKSPCGEGTNTWDRFELRVHKRVIDLYSSPDVVKQITSITIEPGVEVEVTIADA, encoded by the exons ATGGCGACTTACGCTGCGATGAAGCCCACAAAGCCCGGCTTGGAGGAGCCCCAGGAGCAGATCCACAAGATAAGGATCACCCTTTCCTCCAAGCACGTCAAAAACCTCGAGAAGG TTTGTGCGGACTTGGTTCGCGGTGCAAAGGACAAGCGCCTCAGGGTTAAGGGACCTGTCAGGATGCCCACTAAGGTTCTTCTCATCACTACCAGGAAGTCCCCTTGTGGTGAAG GTACCAACACATGGGACAGATTTGAACTTCGTGTGCACAAGAGAGTGATTGACCTCTACAGTTCCCCAGATGTAGTTAAGCAGATTACCTCTATCACGATTGAACCTGGTGTGGAGGTTGAGGTTACCATTGCAGATGCTTGA
- the LOC100799184 gene encoding polygalacturonase inhibitor, with translation MMYPTACYKFQRSLTHSKMVTMYGIWCFITVLLFSPVAFSELCNPQDKKVLLQIKKDFNNPYLLASWNPNTDCCNWYCVQCHPETHRINSLVILSSVPQTNLSGPIPPSVGDLPFLETLQFHKLPKLTGPIQPTIAKLTKLKEIYISWTNVSGPVPDFLARLTNLQFLDLSFNNLSGPIPSSLSQLSNLVSLRLDRNRLTGPIPESFGSFKKPGPSLWLSHNQLSGPIPASLANIDPQRIDFSRNKLEGDASVLFGRNKTTQIVDVSRNSLAFDLSKVEFPTSLISLDLNHNQITGSIPVGLTAVDFLQGFNVSYNRLCGEIPQGGRLQKFDVYSYFHNKCLCGSPLTSCK, from the coding sequence ATGATGTATCCCACCGCATGCTATAAATTTCAACGCTCTCTCACACATTCGAAAATGGTAACCATGTATGGAATATGGTGCTTCATCACGGTCCTGTTGTTCTCCCCAGTGGCGTTTTCGGAACTGTGCAACCCACAGGACAAGAAAGTGCTGCTCCAAATCAAGAAGGACTTCAACAACCCTTACCTGCTAGCCTCCTGGAACCCTAACACCGATTGCTGCAACTGGTACTGCGTCCAGTGCCACCCCGAAACGCACCGCATCAACTCCCTCGTCATATTATCCTCTGTTCCCCAAACCAATTTATCCGGCCCAATACCACCCTCCGTCGGTGACCTACCTTTTCTTGAGACCCTTCAATTCCACAAGCTCCCTAAACTCACCGGCCCAATTCAGCCCACTATAGCCAAGCTCACTAAACTCAAGGAGATCTACATCAGCTGGACCAATGTCTCCGGCCCAGTACCCGATTTCTTGGCCCGGCTCACTAACCTCCAGTTTCTTGACCTTTCCTTTAATAACCTCTCAGGCCCAATCCCCAGCTCACTTTCCCAGCTGTCCAACCTAGTTTCCTTACGCTTGGACCGGAATAGGCTCACGGGCCCAATCCCGGAATCATTCGGGTCCTTCAAGAAGCCTGGCCCGAGCCTGTGGCTATCCCACAACCAGCTTTCCGGGCCCATTCCGGCTTCCTTGGCCAACATAGACCCACAAAGGATAGACTTCTCCAGGAACAAACTCGAAGGCGACGCCTCCGTGCTTTTCGGTCGCAACAAAACGACACAGATAGTTGACGTTTCGAGGAACTCGTTGGCGTTTGATTTATCCAAGGTGGAGTTCCCCACGAGCTTGATATCGTTGGATCTGAATCACAATCAGATCACCGGGAGCATTCCCGTGGGGTTGACCGCAGTGGATTTTTTGCAGGGGTTCAACGTGAGCTATAATCGGTTGTGTGGTGAGATACCGCAGGGTGGGAGATTGCAAAAGTTTGATGTGTATTCGTATTTTCACAACAAGTGTTTATGTGGATCACCCCTTACTAGCTGCAAGTGA